A stretch of Lactuca sativa cultivar Salinas chromosome 6, Lsat_Salinas_v11, whole genome shotgun sequence DNA encodes these proteins:
- the LOC111918094 gene encoding uncharacterized protein LOC111918094, with protein sequence MEFPMVLRAPTTNPTPTTSAYCCSRGSVWLPERLKKRRYVSLKRAISVRATVERNGGEGIDTGERKSAVAGGGGSVGASYTSSAMEVTTFNQTFPDAEFPVWDKIGAVVRLSYGIGIYGAMAFVGNFICSTTGIDSTGGYSPSLDAIVQGLGYAAPPIMALLFILDDEVVKVSPHARAIRDVEDEELRSFFYGMSPWQFILIVAASSVGEELFYRAAVQGALADVFLRGNDLVTNAHGMAALTGVLPPFVPFAQAFAAVITAALTGSLYYVAASPKDPTYVVAPVLSSRSGRQEMKKLFAAWYERRQMKKIYSPLLEGLLALYLGFEWNQTNNILAPIITHGIYSATILGHGLWKIHDHRRRLRQRVQQLNLEDKNSRNF encoded by the exons ATGGAGTTTCCGATGGTTTTAAGAGCTCCGACGACTAACCCAACTCCGACTACTTCCGCTTACTGCTGTAGCAGAGGAAGTGTCTGGTTGCCGGAGAGATTAAAGAAACGGAGGTACGTTTCGTTAAAAAGAGCAATAAGCGTGAGAGCTACGGTCGAGAGAAATGGTGGTGAGGGGATCGATACAGGAGAGAGGAAGAGCGCTGTCGCTGGCGGCGGTGGTAGCGTCGGAGCAAGCTATACAAGTTCTGCAATGGAGGTCACTACATTTAACCAGACATTCCCAGATGCTGAGTTTCCAGTTTGGGACAAAATCGGTGCTGTTGTCAGACTCAGCTATGGAATCG GAATTTATGGTGCAATGGCATTTGTAGGAAATTTTATTTGTTCAACAACAGGAATCGATAGCACAGGAGGATATTCACCATCATTAGATGCAATTGTTCAAGGACTCGGATATGCTGCTCCTCCTATTATGGCCCTTCTTTTTATTCTAGAC GACGAAGTGGTGAAGGTATCGCCTCATGCTCGTGCAATACGGGATGTTGAAGATGAGGAGTTAAGAAGCTTTTTCTATGGAATGTCTCCATGGCAG tttATATTAATTGTGGCTGCAAGTTCAGTAGGAGAGGAGCTCTTCTACAGGGctgcagttcag GGTGCATTAGCTGATGTGTTTTTAAGGGGGAATGATCTTGTaacaaatgcacatggaatggcTGCACTG ACCGGTGTATTGCCTCCATTTGTACCATTTGCACAAGCATTTGCAGCTGTGATCACAGCTGCACTCACGGGTTCGCTTTATTATGTGGCTGCATCTCCAAaag ATCCTACTTATGTTGTGGCACCAGTTTTGAGTTCACGTTCTGGTCGTCAAGAAATGAAAAAGCTTTTTGCAG CCTGGTATGAAAGGAGACAAATGAAGAAGATATATTCTCCATTACTGGAAGGACTTCTAGCTCTTTACCTTGGATTTGAATGGAATCAG ACAAACAACATTTTAGCGCCCATCATCACGCATGGAATTTACTCTGCAACGATACTCGGACATGGGCTTTGGAAGATTCATGATCACCGCAGAAGATTACGCCAGCGAGTTCAGCAGCTTAATCTTGAAGATAAGAACTCGAGAAATTTCTGA